In Arachis stenosperma cultivar V10309 chromosome 1, arast.V10309.gnm1.PFL2, whole genome shotgun sequence, one DNA window encodes the following:
- the LOC130968194 gene encoding serine acetyltransferase 1, chloroplastic — protein MKVLVVGRSITGPLYKTWNFTPTPIQSTPKISLQAIHTHLLSFSSSSSSSSSSSSSSNSSSSSMATCVDSSTSSPFSRKPNGSQTDDCSYNYLKFCRPTFSDRVSIPKNKPLHTRTVIEESEPKVDVDDRVHDEDDDDDDLWRKMKEEAKSDVEQEPILSNYYFSSILCHKSLESALSNHLSNKLSSLNLNSTTLVDLFMGILESDEEIMASMKEDLRAVKQRDPACISYVHCLLNFKGFLACQAHRIAHKLWLQGRKILALLIQNRVSEVFAVDIHPGANIGRGILLDHATGLVIGETAVIGNNVSILHNVTLGGTGKASGDRHPKIGDGVLIGAGTCILGNIKIGDGAKIGAGSVVLKDVPPRTTAVGNPAKLIGGKDNPIRLDKIPSFTMDHTSYISEWSDYVI, from the coding sequence ATGAAAGTTCTGGTCGTGGGGCGCTCCATCACTGGCCCCTTATATAAGACTTGGAATTTCACTCCAACACCAATTCAATCCACACCCAAAATCTCTCTGCAAGCAATTCACACCCATCTTCTTTCattttcatcttcatcatcatcatcatcatcatcttcttcctcttctaattcctcttcttcttccatggCTACTTGCGTAGATTCCTCAACCTCCTCCCCTTTTTCTCGGAAGCCAAACGGGTCCCAAACCGATGATTGTTCCTATAACTACCTCAAATTCTGCCGACCCACTTTCTCCGATCGTGTTTCCATTCCCAAGAACAAACCCCTGCATACACGCACGGTTATTGAAGAGTCTGAGCCTAAGGTTGATGTTGACGATCGTGTtcatgatgaagatgatgatgatgatgatctaTGGCGGAAGATGAAGGAAGAAGCGAAATCCGATGTGGAACAAGAACCTATTTTATCCAACTACTATTTCAGTTCaatcttgtgccacaagtcTTTAGAAAGCGCGTTATCCAACCATCTTTCCAACAAATTATCCAGCTTGAATCTCAACAGCACCACTCTCGTTGATCTCTTCATGGGGATCTTGGAATCCGACGAAGAAATCATGGCTTCCATGAAGGAAGATCTAAGAGCGGTTAAACAAAGAGACCCTGCTTGCATAAGCTACGTGCATTGCTTATTGAATTTCAAAGGCTTCTTGGCTTGCCAGGCTCATAGGATCGCTCACAAGCTATGGCTCCAAGGAAGAAAAATTCTAGCCCTCTTGATTCAGAACCGTGTATCCGAGGTTTTCGCGGTAGATATTCACCCTGGGGCGAACATCGGCCGCGGAATCCTTCTGGATCACGCGACTGGTCTCGTCATAGGCGAGACCGCCGTTATTGGGAACAATGTGTCCATTTTACACAACGTCACGTTGGGTGGGACCGGAAAAGCTTCCGGCGACCGGCATCCGAAGATCGGTGACGGGGTTTTGATAGGTGCAGGGACTTGTATCTTAGGGAATATTaagattggtgatggtgctaAGATTGGTGCTGGTTCTGTGGTGTTGAAGGATGTTCCTCCAAGAACAACTGCAGTTGGGAATCCTGCTAAATTGATTGGAGGAAAAGATAATCCCATTAGGCTTGATAAGATTCCTAGCTTCACTATGGACCATACTTCATATATTTCTGAGTGGTCTGATTATGTTATTTAG
- the LOC130941886 gene encoding uncharacterized protein LOC130941886 isoform X1, which yields MVPLKPYHHFSSLSISIAPTFCLQPHFSSPPFSFNYRFHAPKSHFKLKNSFSFPTSNFLKVSRIGVSVCTSEYEEEEEEEEEEEEEEKKLSTELMDLSPNGPVYQKTLQLVECSMFAALTGLVYFLSNSLAIENYFSCFFSLPIVISSMRWGVDAGRKTLVATTVLLFVLSGPVKALTYLLKHGIVGYTMGILWRSGASWNLSIFLCTIVRSLGAVGFVLISSFLIRENILALITINIHASLTFLLTASGVNSIPSLNMIYTLFGILVLINSGCFMFLLHLLYSVFLARMGMKSQLRLPRWLERNL from the exons ATGGTTCCCCTGAAGCCTTACCACCATTTCTCTAGCCTCTCTATTTCCATAGCTCCCACTTTCTGTCTCCAGCCTCACTTttcctctcctccattttcctTCAACTACCGATTTCATGCaccaaaatcacacttcaaacTCAAGAATTCATTCTCTTTTCCCACTTCTAACTTTCTCAAGGTATCAAGAATTGGAGTATCAGTTTGTACTAGTgaatatgaagaagaagaagaagaagaagaagaagaagaagaagaagaaaagaaacttTCAACAGAGCTTATGGACTTGTCGCCAAATGGCCCAGTGTACCAGAAAACACTTCAATTGGTTGAGTGCTCCATGTTTGCTGCACTTACTGGTTTAGTTTACTTCTTGAGCAACTCTCTTGCTATTGAG AATTACTTTAGTTGTTTCTTCTCGTTGCCTATAGTGATTTCCTCAATGAGATGGGGTGTTGATGCTGGAAGGAAAACACTG GTGGCAACAACTGTACTTTTGTTTGTCTTGTCTGGTCCAGTCAAAGCTCTAACTTATCTG CTTAAGCATGGCATTGTTGGTTACACAATGGGTATTTTGTGGAG GTCTGGAGCAAGTTGGAACCTTTCGATTTTCTTGTGCACAATT GTCCGATCACTAGGAGCTGTTGGCTTTGTCTTAATTTCATCTTTCTTAATAAGGGAAAATATACTAGCTTTG ATCACCATTAACATTCATGCTTCTCTTACATTTCTGCTTACCGCCTCTGGTGTTAATTCCATTCCCTCGTTGAACATGATATATACCCTGTTTGGCATTTTG GTTTTGATCAATAGTGGGTGTTTCATGTTCTTGCTTCACCTGCTGTATTCCGTTTTCCTCGCCAGAATGGGGATGAAATCTCAACTAAGGTTACCAAGATGGCTGGAGAGGAACCTCTGA
- the LOC130941886 gene encoding uncharacterized protein LOC130941886 isoform X2, giving the protein MFNKGLSECPLEVSRIGVSVCTSEYEEEEEEEEEEEEEEKKLSTELMDLSPNGPVYQKTLQLVECSMFAALTGLVYFLSNSLAIENYFSCFFSLPIVISSMRWGVDAGRKTLVATTVLLFVLSGPVKALTYLLKHGIVGYTMGILWRSGASWNLSIFLCTIVRSLGAVGFVLISSFLIRENILALITINIHASLTFLLTASGVNSIPSLNMIYTLFGILVLINSGCFMFLLHLLYSVFLARMGMKSQLRLPRWLERNL; this is encoded by the exons ATGTTCAACAAAGGTTTGTCTGAGTGTCCCCTTGAG GTATCAAGAATTGGAGTATCAGTTTGTACTAGTgaatatgaagaagaagaagaagaagaagaagaagaagaagaagaagaaaagaaacttTCAACAGAGCTTATGGACTTGTCGCCAAATGGCCCAGTGTACCAGAAAACACTTCAATTGGTTGAGTGCTCCATGTTTGCTGCACTTACTGGTTTAGTTTACTTCTTGAGCAACTCTCTTGCTATTGAG AATTACTTTAGTTGTTTCTTCTCGTTGCCTATAGTGATTTCCTCAATGAGATGGGGTGTTGATGCTGGAAGGAAAACACTG GTGGCAACAACTGTACTTTTGTTTGTCTTGTCTGGTCCAGTCAAAGCTCTAACTTATCTG CTTAAGCATGGCATTGTTGGTTACACAATGGGTATTTTGTGGAG GTCTGGAGCAAGTTGGAACCTTTCGATTTTCTTGTGCACAATT GTCCGATCACTAGGAGCTGTTGGCTTTGTCTTAATTTCATCTTTCTTAATAAGGGAAAATATACTAGCTTTG ATCACCATTAACATTCATGCTTCTCTTACATTTCTGCTTACCGCCTCTGGTGTTAATTCCATTCCCTCGTTGAACATGATATATACCCTGTTTGGCATTTTG GTTTTGATCAATAGTGGGTGTTTCATGTTCTTGCTTCACCTGCTGTATTCCGTTTTCCTCGCCAGAATGGGGATGAAATCTCAACTAAGGTTACCAAGATGGCTGGAGAGGAACCTCTGA
- the LOC130973861 gene encoding uncharacterized protein LOC130973861: protein MKERNKGVERYNTNMDCFSHELTCKKHPSSSSVGICAFCLKDRLLKLVCSDCGEQRLSSCSCSDDISTSRRNSCTVDVGSVGRVSFLIDNDKNQTPPILHNSTNSSSSSNNNNNKLFERVVDEVTVLPRSSSKKSNISGGGKFWKIGKLFRKNNKKRKEYYCGRSVGGFDDNNNHNAGGGGGGACVSRSRSLCSFRGGALFGSEDGTDSVVPSGARSSISAARSSGVNGGLFLESGRRSGYSEATEPRKSGFDGLFLDSSSEIIDGVMRKGNNGIMDNVVDGGAGGGGGGVFYGVNRRVFSLRESDFKGMDESSFIDLKLDYSSESRAELFPPSKMMMSDNFSINTLSAFGSTRHGGGGGGGEGDFIVGDGVSLTNGGGSCRIGGGGGRKSMKGWRWIFSYSNSTNRGGARNRDQQQDLLFNA, encoded by the coding sequence ATGAAGGAGAGAAACAAAGGAGTTGAAAGATACAACACCAACATGGATTGCTTCTCACATGAATTGACATGTAAGAAGCACCCTTCTTCTTCCTCAGTTGGTATCTGCGCCTTTTGTCTTAAGGACCGTTTGCTCAAGCTCGTCTGCTCGGATTGCGGCGAGCAGAGGCTCTCTTCCTGCTCTTGCTCAGACGATATCTCGACTTCCCGCCGCAATTCGTGTACTGTCGACGTGGGAAGCGTCGGCAGGGTCTCGTTCTTGATCGACAACGACAAGAACCAGACCCCGCCAATTCTTCACAACTCAACaaactcttcttcctcttccaacaacaacaacaacaaattgTTTGAAAGAGTGGTAGATGAGGTTACAGTTTTGCCAAGGAGCAGCAGCAAGAAAAGTAATATCAGTGGTGGCGGTAAATTTTGGAAGATTGGGAAGCTGTTCAGGAAGAATAATAAGAAGAGGAAAGAGTATTATTGTGGGAGAAGTGTTGGTGGTTTTGATGATAACAATAATCACAATGCCGGTGGTGGTGGCGGCGGCGCGTGCGTATCGAGATCAAGGTCGCTATGCAGTTTCCGCGGTGGTGCTCTGTTTGGATCTGAGGACGGTACAGATTCAGTTGTTCCATCAGGTGCGAGAAGCTCGATCTCCGCAGCGAGAAGTTCGGGTGTGAATGGTGGTTTGTTCTTGGAGTCTGGTAGAAGAAGTGGGTACAGTGAAGCTACTGAGCCAAGGAAGAGTGGGTTTGATGGTCTTTTTCTAGATTCTTCTTCTGAGATTATTGATGGTGTGATGAGAAAGGGTAATAATGGAATAATGGATAACGTTGTTGATGGTGGTGCCGGCGGCGGCGGTGGTGGTGTGTTCTATGGGGTTAATAGGCGTGTGTTTTCGCTAAGAGAGAGCGATTTCAAGGGCATGGATGAATCTAGTTTTATTGATTTGAAGCTCGATTATTCATCAGAATCAAGAGCAGAGTTGTTCCCTCCTTcaaagatgatgatgagtgaTAATTTTAGTATTAATACACTCTCCGCTTTTGGAAGCACAAGacatggtggtggtggtggtggcggcGAAGGAGATTTTATTGTTGGCGATGGAGTATCTTTAACAAATGGTGGTGGTTCATGTAGGATCGGTGGTGGAGGAGGAAGGAAGAGCATGAAAGGTTGGAGATGGATTTTCAGTTATAGCAATTCAACAAACAGGGGAGGTGCAAGGAACAGGGATCAACAACAAGACCTTCTGTTCAATGCTTGA